GAGGCGCCCTCGCCATTAGTTATCGCAATTACACTCCGGTATCCATGTGTCCCTTGTAATGTTATCCCACTATCAGTATGTGTAGCATGGGTTTGGTTGTGCGACTCAAACTCAGCTGCCTGCTTGTGGGCTTGTCATAATATTTAGCTGAGTCCCTATTTAGAGTGTTCTTAACCTAAAACTTCATCTTTTCTGCAGAATAGTCGCCACCTTACTTTAGTACATACAAAGTTGTGGGATTGGCCCTTTTTGGGGGCACAAAACCAAAATTGGGGTACTAGTCGAACGGACGTACTGCTTTGATATTTTTGGTACCATAGCCGACTTAAGGTTAATACTAGCTTTTTAAGCTCTAACCATCTAATTGACTTGGGCCCAATCAAGTTTTAGCTGTGAATGGAGGGGCTTGGCCTAAGCCCAAAAATAGCCAAAAGGCCTTTGCTTTAGATTGATTTTATACCCTATTTATAAAGTTGTTTTAAAAGGGAAGCCATTTATGTGTAAAGGGTGCAAAcacattaataaatgtattttattatttcttgaaaACGGCATAACTGATTTTacagaaaggaaaccatgatagtctcgGTTGCAGAGAccaacccccctcccttccccctccaAAGTATTCTGGGACTTTAGGTCCTGCTTTCTATAGTATGTGCACTGCCTAATATGGAAAGTCCATCTGCTTCCCATTATGGGTGGTGCACAGATACTCTGAAAAGCTAAAGGATATCAAGTCAAGTCATAGAATCCaacacttcacaatggaacaaagtgaGGAAGGGGTCGCACTACACTACAGCCAAAGGGATATGGAACTGGCTCTTTGAACAGAGACATACTATCATGGTTTCCTGGAGTAGAATTTACTACATTGTCATTACCACAAAACAGAAAGGGACTGATTTCAGCTGATTAAatgtacaaataacttaaaaacttgCAAAAGTGTTTCATATATTTTCTATTCTTTAATACAGAAAACTTCTTTTTCTTGGTAAAGATTCCCTTTATAAATGGCATATAACTTCTTCATTGACATCGATGGTTTTACAGCAGTGTGTGGCAAAGATGTCTGCCTTTTGTTATTTTGCTGCTTTCTTTTTGGAGAACAGTAAAGCGTTTCAACTATTGTATTGGTTTTATACAATACCAGCAtttctactgttttattaatccCATTACATCAACCTGGCCCCTGATTTGCTTTACACCGAAGGTAACCCAGCCTTTTCTGTCTTAGAGAAACATTCCAGTTGAAGATGCTTTTAACGACAAAGAAAAGCTAACCAAGATCTTTGTACAGCATGCTATGCCTCTGCCACAGAGGGATTTACCCAGGAACCGATGGGGTAGAATGATGGAAAGCAAGAGAGGGGAGAAGAAAATTACAACTGTGCAGAAAAGGTAACTTTCATTACTAATGTACCAAACAATCAATGTCCCTAAAACTTCAAAAATATACTATTATTTTTAAGGTTTATACAAACTGCTGCTTCAAAAACCAAATATATATTTCACAACCAGTATAGTACTGTAAAGGCTATAATTTATCTTTGTGTATATAATTTCTAATGTAATATTTTGTATTGCTTCAATTTTTCCTACTACTTCTACTGGATAGCCCAAAGCTGCAAATGTGTCCCCAGCCACAGGGCCAATTAGGTTAAGATTTCggagatgttaaaaaaaaaacactgtatatGTAGAGAAGGCTTGCAGTGCAAATAATGGATTCAGAAATTGGTGGCTAAATTAGTAAGGcctatgaaaaataaattaaagctTTCTAATTTGGACATGGATATGGACATGTCTGTTTTTCAACTCCAGtacccatttttattttatagcatGTAGGGAGTCACATGTCTTTTCTCTTGTAtgcttttgtttaattttaaaatatttctttttgatTAGTTGCTCTATAGAATCGCAGGTTTTGTGCCAGGacctaaaataaaatacagagcAAATAACTGATATTTGTCATTCAGCTCAGTGTTAGCTGATTATTATTGATTGAATGCTGAGGAGTTTTCAGGGGTTTCTTAAACATCTGCAGCACTAAAGGATTCTTGTCTTGTGTCCTGCATTTAAAATACTCAATTCTTTCATCTTACGTAAGGTTTTCTTACTACCGAGCAAATTAATTAACAGCAAAATTTCAAATGTTATATGTGCGTGTTCATAGAGCACATTCAATGTAATGCTAGAacaggatatatatattatatctgttTAAATTAAGTATGGTTCTTGTATCTATTGATTCCCCACTCTCTTTCTTGCTTTTCTCTAGTGGTTAGTTTGGTCCTTTCGTTCACCTGGCATATTCCTGTAAACTGATGTTGGCACCTAGTGCTCAAGCTTTGTCAGAAATGTCAATGTCATGTTATTTCATCCTTGTTACTGGGGGTCAGGACAGAGCTTTAAGCAGGGGTATTAACTTGTAGCTAAATACTGTCAGCAGCTGTTATCACATGAGTAAAACCAAAATGGTTGAATGTATTTTAcagatatatttgtatattattgtAAAACACGGGCAAAGGCTGTTGTAGAAATGCCTTAACTGTACAATTTAGTACACATAGATCTGACCTGTGTTTTGCATTTGCTGATGGTTTGCTTCCAGTGCTGGCACCGAAGGCGTGAGAAAACGACCCCCTATTGTTTTTGATGGATGTTCAACCAGTACGAGCATAAAGGTGAAGAGAACAGAAAATGGAGACGCATTGCAACGACTTAATCCCTCCCCGAAGGAGAGTACGAATAGCACACAAAACAGCAGCCCTGCTCTCCAACTTGGCTTTACCACTCCAAACAAAGAGGCTAAGGGGGCCTCAGCTGCCAATCATGGACAGCATGACAGTTCACCAGTCACTGATACAACACTAATTTCACCAAAAAGTGCCAAATTACAACAGCCCATAATCGTGAGTGCTGTAAAGCTAAAAAGGACTGCTCCAAAAGATGAATCTGATGTGGCGGTATGTAAAGCATTTTTCTTGGAATCTGAGATGGAAATATCccctaagaaaaaaaatataccttATTTAAAGCTAAAGCTTGACCATACGCGTTAtgattttttaaagatattttagatATTATAGGACCAAGTTATCCTGAAACAAtcatataaaagtatattttgtccatcaacgaaaatgtttattttaagcaATAAGAAAACTACCTGCATGGTCCTGCAAACAGCTGGAATACAGGAGACCTTCCTCACACACACCCTGGCCCTCCAAGGCAAGAAGCTCAGTGCGCAGTACTGGAGGGATCAAAACCCTTCCAAACTGTCCCAAAAGATAAAAAGCAATGGCAATCAGAGCAGTTACAAGCAGGGGGAACCCTTGTTTTTCATTGCAGAAGTGCAATGTTTCCAGGCAGAaaaacccctttgtcaagcatgcttttgcaataaaatttgcaagggttCGCCCTGCTTGTAACTGCTGTGAGTGCCACGGCTGTCTATCTTTTGGGcctgcaaacagttggacaattTCAGTGCTAACAATGGAAAttctcaaacctgcccaatcaattttTGACCAGTCGGgtgaaaaatctaaattatcGTAAGGTTAAATGGCACCAAACGATCGCACACTTAAAATATAAGATCATATATCATTGTGTGCCAGAGTTTTTTTTAATCGTGTTTATACCATAATTGGGTTTTCTATATAAGGGACCTGTCTAGTCCTGATCATACTTTAGGTCTgttacaaatcatttaaatgttaagtaaaccaaatataattgttttggattcatgcagcttagttaccatcaagtacaagctaacGTTGTTATTACGGAGAGAAAGAAAATCTCCGaacttgtaatttggagctccagaACTTCCAATATTCTCTCTACAATGTCAAGACTCTTCCTAGATATCcattaatatgaaaaaaaaatttgtattgtaCCTACTGTTAGTTCTTAATCCTTGGGGGTTATGGCTATTGTCTTATGTTGTATAATTTAGGCTAAAGCCAGATGAGATTCATTTTGTgctaaaatgcatacttttgtgtTACTGTGCCGAAATCCTCTCCCTGTGCTTGCACCTAGGCCAGCTCAGTGGCTCAAGGTACAGGCACAGGGAAATGCTGATGCCAACATAGAGGTCAATTCTCGGCCTGCATTTTATCCGTAGGCCCAGAATcagccttgtgtggcatcagccttaatctaCTAATGTGTTAAAACGTGATTGTTTTTTAAAAGTAATATAGATTGAACttttgtatattcatattttctcCCCAGTTTATTTTCAGTTGTTAAAATCAGACTTTTGATTTTTCAGAATGATGCAAAGCCAACCGAAGCAAAAAAGAAGATCCAACATGTTACTTGGCCGTAAAGCTTTTAGGATCTAGAATGTCCTCTTCCTGGTTAAGAAGAAAAACATGGCATGTCAATATGGAACTTTATATGCCCTTTACAAGTCATGAAAGGACTGGGGTCACAGCTGTTTTCCAAGAGAGTACTGTTCTTATTACCAAGGCCTTGTCAAATGTGTCAACAGTGTATTTCACCTAAAGTATTTGTTGTGGGGTGTGTGTGGCTGGGGGTGAGATTTTTACAGTCCCCCATTAATACTAATGCAGTATTTATTCATTCACTAATATGACTGTGCAGTGGATCTTGGAAGGAAATAAAACACTGTGCTAGGAAACGTAACTGGAACAAACTATGTTCTCTGTTTTTAGCAGATATTTGAATGGATGACTGTCTTCTTAGTATGTTTCAGGAGATATATGGTTTGTTAATAAGACTTCTAGCTTTCTTAGTGTCTCTGAGCATTTTTTAGCTCTATATTGTTTACATCGggtgcattaaaaaaataacaaaatgaaataaaaatatcccaGTGTTGTATAAAGAAACACTGTCTTTCAATGTTTTATATCCATAAAAAATCATCAGTTAAAGATCTTTTTCCTCTGAACAGATCATAGTTTCTTTCCCCAAGAAGTTGTTGTTATGGCATGCCCTGAAGGTGCTTTTTTTTATGGTATTTACACGATCAGCATAATATCATTGTTTTAATGTGAAGTTGACTAAGCTTCCCTTTGTGACTAAAGATCTTGTGTTTGCTGCAGTGACCCTTTAATTAGTGTCAGTATTCTAAccctatatttaaaaatgtgcatatctgtcaacattttttatatatgtcACTTGTCCGAAAGATGTTCTAATAGCATCTCTGCATTATCCAGAGACAAGCTTAACTCTTTGAAGCAATGCTATTAGTATAAATAAGGGTTTGTAAGGGTTACACAGCATTTTCTATATTCTTATTTCAAATATCTGTTCACTTGAATGCCCCAGTAGTAGTCTTTTTTCAGTTGATCCTCTACTTCCATCTAGTCCAGGCAATGGGAACTGCGAAggactttttaaaggcacagtaattaattaaaataaaaagtactgttgccctgcattggtaaaactgttgtgttttgtttcagaaagactaatacagtttatatgaataagctgctgtgtagcaataggGATAGCCATTCAAGTTAAAATAGGGATAACAATTccattgtactctacagagcttAACTGTtttgtaacttgtgccttttctccttttcagcTTTGAATGGCTGTCACTATGGCTtatacagcagcttgtttatataaactgtagttgcttttctgaagcaagcacacaatttttaatttatttttttaaattaattttaattactttaaaacacttgtattttttggtgttactgttcctttaagtaaattaCCTAGTTTACATTGCTTAATTGCTATATTTGTTTTGCTGCTTATTTTAATCATCAGGGATTACACAACTTTAACgtagttacattttttaaaactggaaaataaataaaactcttGTGCTGGAGACAAAGCAGGCACTTATTTCTATAAACAGTATAAGTGCATGTAGTTCATTTGCTGTGTCAAACACTTGATTTCTACTACCAGTTCTTGCTTGGCAAGTTGCCTATAAGTACTAAATAGAAGTCAGAAGGAACGGTGGTACCTCTCACTTCTAGATACTGTTTCAGGGCAGTCCAGCTATAATCGGATGGGATGGCATGGCAGGACTGTCTGACCCCTGAGGTCTTCATAGTAAGTGTCAGTGGCATTGCTATGACTCCGGTAAGGTACATTTTTCTGATGGTATGCATGTTAAGTAGTTCTAGGACTATTTTCCCTTCAGTTAAAGAGAAATGTATGTAAAGGGAAGTTTCTGTTTGCCTTAAAGAACTAGCTTCAGGATATTGTGTAGGTTTGTTTAAAACGTAAAACTTTGCTTAAAACTACTGCCTTTTTGGTGATATCAGTATAAGTCAATGCAGCTGTCCTGTATCCATGGTCTCAGCTCTCCTTGTTTTTCTTGTTATTCacagtttctgttttattaattgAAACCTGCTGGGCATATACCTGGCTTTTTGTTAACTAgaggcctaaaaaaaaaaaaaaaaatatatatatatatatatatatatatatatatatatatatatatatatatatatatatatatatatatataaaacgggCTTTATAACATGCCTGACACTGGATAAGATAAATGATGTATGTACATTCAAGTGCTATCCAGAAACTACTAAAGTGATTCTAAACAATATACAGCCCCTATTCCATTGTTCTTCTAATAGTATAGGTTCATATAATGGAGGAATTCATTGTGGCCTTGCAGTTAGTGAAGGTTTTTAAAGTGACATCATAAAACATGATTATgtgtggattcttggcctgcagataaacacaggctgagaatctgcccctatgttttaAACAGATGATTGTAGTTCCTGCACACTAAGTGGAATTTGGCATGAAACTATATATGTGAGCAGTTCGCAACCAATTCCGCTTTGTGTGCCCATAGCTGGGCCGGCtgaatggctccaggtgcaggcacaaaaaTTAGCTGTTCAAAGAGGAGGGTTGGCCTGTGTGGCATCAGTCTA
This sequence is a window from Xenopus tropicalis strain Nigerian chromosome 2, UCB_Xtro_10.0, whole genome shotgun sequence. Protein-coding genes within it:
- the c2orf49 gene encoding ashwin gives rise to the protein MMAKASSSAGVVAQDSALLLHPELLSRDFLLLSLERRNIPVEDAFNDKEKLTKIFVQHAMPLPQRDLPRNRWGRMMESKRGEKKITTVQKSAGTEGVRKRPPIVFDGCSTSTSIKVKRTENGDALQRLNPSPKESTNSTQNSSPALQLGFTTPNKEAKGASAANHGQHDSSPVTDTTLISPKSAKLQQPIIVSAVKLKRTAPKDESDVANDAKPTEAKKKIQHVTWP